A part of Arachis hypogaea cultivar Tifrunner chromosome 12, arahy.Tifrunner.gnm2.J5K5, whole genome shotgun sequence genomic DNA contains:
- the LOC112729508 gene encoding putative disease resistance RPP13-like protein 1 isoform X1, with the protein MAEALLSGFINVVLERLLSPEFVNLVVGKKLDRKLVDRLKTAILAAKALAADAEQKQFGHELVREWLHNLKDALYTADDLLDRVFIKAQIRSKVRTRLPHFLDLSGRKMVTKIEEVVERIVDLERCKDTLGLREIPTGSSSWRPPSTSLVKGNVFGRDGDQQALIKMLNDNNHHNLSVISIVGMGGIGKTTLAQWLYNNKDLMDGVDLKAWICVSENFDVVETTKNVIKGISSGVCSLDSFDLLQQDLKEKLSEKKFFIVLDDVWNEDADKWNSFITPFQHGSKGSTILLTTRKENVGPIVQHYNSHTLKELSDDYCWSIFADNASFPESNGSSELEEIGRKIVERCDGLPLAAETLGCLLRSEHRVEEWNKILFSDIWQFPTANCKIVPALLISYYHLPAHLKRCFVYCSLYPKDHKLDKDELILLWMAEDLLQPPRRGQTLEEVGCGCFDDLASRLFFKQVDNDDEKYFVMHDLMHDLATFLAGDLYCRFSEELGEKEEMSILTRHLSYCRFSKELGGKEETGMLTPHLSYDDSIPEKICSSSKIKSLRTLLYINQGACTWEDHATLPCYILSKNKYLRVLSFGRLNIFPDSIYKLIQLRYLDLSWSDIEVLPQSLCNLCNLQTLKLKGCSFLTILPSSLGELIHLRYLDLSRSDVETLPKSLCKLCNLQTLKLEGCSGLTMLPNGMYNLVNLRHLDIRGTPLKEMPKEMGKLKQLHILSNFVVGKQQQEDNRIQELGGLLNLHGSLEIQKLENVVDANQARSARIIDKKHIDELLLEWSLSSGDVMASDAQTERDILHSLQPHNGLKELRIWGYKGTIFPDWLGDCSYQNMTSVSLKSCKNCCMLPSLGQLPSLQSLRIQSFSQLKSVGMEFYKNEGHQHSSPIAPFPSLERLEFHNMPCWEEWHLPDSEAFPQLKGLEIRDCRMLKGDMLNQVLMKIVFSSSDVSKVRQLKIQEDHQGWGKRMTLDRDSLSIHGFESVVEYAFKARIIHHLTSLQEVHISRCSSVVSLGENCLPKSLQKLIIYRCSQIELLQQQHKYDLVHLQIEKSCDSLTSLSLDAFPNLKNLQIDECSNLESISMSEPPHAALQRLSINYCHKFVSFPEEGLAAPNLTHLSVIKCLKLEALPRGMNSLLPNLQSLDIRRCPNICRLPEGGSPPNLKELSVGECEQQLTGLSWLGNLDNLTRLTISGNDPKSIIESYPEVGLLPRLPSLTTLHIQEFDNLEIFNCNELLRLTSLQQLHIEKCSLLKNMAGEKLPSSLLLLNIKRCSLLGKHCKNKHQQIWPKISHIPTIQVDGEQIF; encoded by the coding sequence ATGGCTGAAGCACTTCTTTCTGGCTTCATCAACGTTGTTCTTGAGAGGCTCCTTTCACCTGAGTTTGTCAACTTGGTGGTGGGCAAGAAGCTGGACCGGAAGTTGGTTGACAGGCTCAAGACTGCTATCTTGGCTGCTAAAGCTCTGGCTGCTGACGCTGAGCAGAAGCAGTTTGGACACGAACTCGTCAGGGAATGGCTTCATAATCTCAAGGATGCTCTCTACACTGCTGATGACCTGCTGGACCGTGTCTTCATCAAAGCTCAAATTCGCAGCAAGGTACGCACTCGGCTTCCTCACTTCCTTGATTTGTCCGGTAGGAAGATGGTGACCAAGATAGAAGAGGTGGTTGAAAGAATAGTagatcttgagagatgcaaagATACCCTTGGTCTGAGAGAGATTCCAACGGGAAGCTCCTCATGGAGACCTCCATCCACTTCTCTTGTGAAGGGGAATGTGTTCGGCAGGGATGGTGACCAACAGGCACTAATCAAGATGCTCAATGACAACAATCATCATAACTTGTCCGTCATCTCTATTGTTGGTATGGGCGGGATTGGTAAAACTACTTTAGCACAATGGCTGTACAACAATAAGGATTTGATGGACGGGGTTGATCTGAAAGCATGGATTTGTGTTTCTGAAAATTTTGATGTTGTTGAGACTACAAAGAATGTTATAAAGGGGATCTCTTCAGGTGTTTGTAGTCTTGACAGCTTTGATTTACTTCAACAAGATTTGAAGGAAAAACTGTCAGAAAAGAAGTTCTTCATTGTTTTGGATGATGTTTGGAATGAAGATGCTGACAAGTGGAATAGTTTTATCACCCCTTTCCAACATGGGAGTAAAGGAAGTACTATTCTTCTAACTACCCGCAAGGAAAATGTTGGTCCAATAGTCCAACACTATAACTCTCACACTCTCAAGGAACTGTCAGATGATTATTGTTGGTCTATTTTTGCAGACAATGCGTCCTTTCCTGAATCAAATGGGAGCTCAGAACTGGAAGAAATAGGTAGAAAGATTGTCGAGAGGTGTGATGGCTTGCCGTTAGCTGCAGAAACACTTGGATGCTTGTTGCGCTCAGAGCATCGTGTTGAAGAATGGAATAAAATACTATTCAGTGACATTTGGCAATTTCCTACGGCAAATTGTAAGATTGTTCCTGCATTGTTAATAAGTTATTACCATCTGCCTGCTCATTTAAAACGCTGCTTTGTTTATTGTTCATTGTATCCCAAAGATCATAAGCTTGATAAAGATGAATTAATCTTGCTGTGGATGGCTGAAGATCTTTTACAACCACCAAGGAGGGGACAGACTTTAGAAGAAGTTGGTTGCGGGTGTTTTGATGACTTGGCTTCAAGACTATTTTTCAAGCAGGTTGACAATGATGATGAAAAGTATTttgtgatgcatgatctcatgcatGACTTGGCAACTTTTCTTGCTGGAGATCTTTATTGTAGATTCTCAGAAGAACTTGGTGAAAAGGAAGAGATGAGTATTCTAACTCGTCATTTGTCATATTGTAGATTCTCAAAAGAACTTGGTGGGAAGGAAGAGACGGGTATGCTAACTCCTCATTTGTCATACGATGATTCAATCCCTGAGAAAATATGCTCCTctagtaaaataaaatctttGAGGACATTATTATATATCAATCAAGGAGCTTGTACCTGGGAAGATCACGCAACATTACCATGTTACATATTGTCAAAGAATAAATACTTGAGAGTTTTGTCCTTTGGTAGACTTAACATATTTCCTGATTCAATATATAAATTGATCCAATTACGCTATTTGGATCTTTCTTGGAGTGATATTGAGGTATTGCCGCAGTCATTATGCAATTTGTGCAATCTACAAACTTTAAAGTTAAAAGGTTGTTCTTTCCTAACTATATTGCCTAGTAGCCTAGGTGAATTGATCCACCTGCGCTATTTGGATCTTTCTAGAAGTGATGTTGAGACATTGCCCAAGTCATTGTGCAAGTTGTGCAATCTACAAACATTAAAGCTAGAAGGTTGTTCAGGGCTGACTATGCTACCTAATGGCATGTATAATCTTGTGAATTTGCGACATCTTGATATAAGGGGTACTCCTCTGAAAGAAATGCCAAAAGAAATGGGCAAATTAAAACAGTTGCACATTCTAAGCAACTTTGTGGTGGGAAAGCAACAGCAAGAAGACAATAGAATCCAAGAGTTAGGAGGGCTTTTAAATCTTCATGGATCACTTGAGATTCAGAAATTGGAGAATGTTGTTGATGCCAATCAGGCAAGGAGTGCAAGGATAATAGATAAGAAGCACATTGACGAGTTATTGTTGGAATGGTCTCTGTCTTCAGGTGATGTTATGGCTTCAGACGCCCAAACTGAAAGAGATATACTCCACAGCTTACAACCTCACAACGGCTTGAAAGAGTTGAGAATATGGGGATACAAGGGTACAATATTTCCAGATTGGTTGGGGGACTGTTCCTACCAAAACATGACAAGTGTATCTCTGAAGTCTTGCAAGAATTGCTGCATGCTGCCTTCACTTGGACAGCTGCCTTCTCTTCAGTCCCTCCGCATTCAAAGTTTTAGTCAGCTGAAGAGTGTTGGCATGGAGTTTTACAAGAATGAAGGCCATCAACATTCTTCGCCTATTGCACCGTTTCCCTCACTGGAGCGTTTGGAGTTTCATAACATGCCATGTTGGGAGGAGTGGCACTTACCTGACTCAGAAGCTTTTCCTCAGCTTAAGGGGCTTGAAATAAGAGATTGTCGAATGTTAAAGGGAGATATGCTTAATCAGGTATTAATGAAAATCGTTTTTTCTTCCTCGGATGTTTCCAAAGTGCGCCAACTGAAAATACAAGAAGATCATCAAGGATGGGGAAAACGAATGACACTTGATAGGGATAGTTTATCAATTCATGGATTTGAATCTGTGGTAGAGTATGCATTTAAGGCAAGGATCATCCACCATCTAACTTCCCTCCAAGAAGTACATATCTCAAGGTGTTCTTCTGTTGTATCCTTGGGGGAAAATTGTTTACCCAAATCTTTGCAAAAGCTCATAATATATAGGTGCAGCCAAATTGAATTACTCCAGCAACAACACAAGTATGATTTGGTACATCTACAGATAGAAAAGAGCTGTGATTCACTGACCTCATTATCGTTGGATGCCTTTCCCAATCTCAAGAATCTCCAGATAGACGAGTGTTCAAATCTGGAATCAATTTCGATGTCAGAGCCACCACATGCTGCTCTTCAACGTCTCTCCATCAATTATTGCCACAAATTTGTGTCATTTCCGGAAGAAGGACTGGCTGCACCCAACTTGACTCATCTCAGCGTCATAAAATGCCTCAAGTTGGAGGCATTGCCACGTGGCATGAATAGTCTTCTCCCAAATTTACAGTCTCTCGACATACGACGTTGCCCAAACATTTGTAGGTTGCCAGAGGGAGGTTCGCCGCCTAACCTGAAAGAGCTTAGTGTAGGAGAATGCGAGCAACAACTGACGGGTCTATCATGGTTGGGCAACTTGGACAACCTCACTCGTCTCACCATCTCAGGTAACGACCCTAAGAGCATAATAGAGTCATACCCAGAGGTGGGTTTGCTGCCTCGCCTTCCCTCCCTTACCACTTTACATATCCAAGAGTTTGATAATCTGGAGATATTCAACTGCAATGAGCTTCTCCGCCTCACCTCCCTCCAACAATTACACATTGAGAAATGCTCATTGCTGAAGAACATGGCAGGAGAAAAGCTGCCTTCCTCCCTCTTACTACTCAACATTAAGAGATGTTCATTGCTGGGAAAACACTGCAAGAACAAGCATCAacaaatttggcccaaaatttccCACATTCCCACCATTCAAGTCGATGGAGAACAAATCTTCTGA
- the LOC112729508 gene encoding putative disease resistance RPP13-like protein 1 isoform X2: MAEALLSGFINVVLERLLSPEFVNLVVGKKLDRKLVDRLKTAILAAKALAADAEQKQFGHELVREWLHNLKDALYTADDLLDRVFIKAQIRSKVRTRLPHFLDLSGRKMVTKIEEVVERIVDLERCKDTLGLREIPTGSSSWRPPSTSLVKGNVFGRDGDQQALIKMLNDNNHHNLSVISIVGMGGIGKTTLAQWLYNNKDLMDGVDLKAWICVSENFDVVETTKNVIKGISSGVCSLDSFDLLQQDLKEKLSEKKFFIVLDDVWNEDADKWNSFITPFQHGSKGSTILLTTRKENVGPIVQHYNSHTLKELSDDYCWSIFADNASFPESNGSSELEEIGRKIVERCDGLPLAAETLGCLLRSEHRVEEWNKILFSDIWQFPTANYHKLDKDELILLWMAEDLLQPPRRGQTLEEVGCGCFDDLASRLFFKQVDNDDEKYFVMHDLMHDLATFLAGDLYCRFSEELGEKEEMSILTRHLSYCRFSKELGGKEETGMLTPHLSYDDSIPEKICSSSKIKSLRTLLYINQGACTWEDHATLPCYILSKNKYLRVLSFGRLNIFPDSIYKLIQLRYLDLSWSDIEVLPQSLCNLCNLQTLKLKGCSFLTILPSSLGELIHLRYLDLSRSDVETLPKSLCKLCNLQTLKLEGCSGLTMLPNGMYNLVNLRHLDIRGTPLKEMPKEMGKLKQLHILSNFVVGKQQQEDNRIQELGGLLNLHGSLEIQKLENVVDANQARSARIIDKKHIDELLLEWSLSSGDVMASDAQTERDILHSLQPHNGLKELRIWGYKGTIFPDWLGDCSYQNMTSVSLKSCKNCCMLPSLGQLPSLQSLRIQSFSQLKSVGMEFYKNEGHQHSSPIAPFPSLERLEFHNMPCWEEWHLPDSEAFPQLKGLEIRDCRMLKGDMLNQVLMKIVFSSSDVSKVRQLKIQEDHQGWGKRMTLDRDSLSIHGFESVVEYAFKARIIHHLTSLQEVHISRCSSVVSLGENCLPKSLQKLIIYRCSQIELLQQQHKYDLVHLQIEKSCDSLTSLSLDAFPNLKNLQIDECSNLESISMSEPPHAALQRLSINYCHKFVSFPEEGLAAPNLTHLSVIKCLKLEALPRGMNSLLPNLQSLDIRRCPNICRLPEGGSPPNLKELSVGECEQQLTGLSWLGNLDNLTRLTISGNDPKSIIESYPEVGLLPRLPSLTTLHIQEFDNLEIFNCNELLRLTSLQQLHIEKCSLLKNMAGEKLPSSLLLLNIKRCSLLGKHCKNKHQQIWPKISHIPTIQVDGEQIF, from the exons ATGGCTGAAGCACTTCTTTCTGGCTTCATCAACGTTGTTCTTGAGAGGCTCCTTTCACCTGAGTTTGTCAACTTGGTGGTGGGCAAGAAGCTGGACCGGAAGTTGGTTGACAGGCTCAAGACTGCTATCTTGGCTGCTAAAGCTCTGGCTGCTGACGCTGAGCAGAAGCAGTTTGGACACGAACTCGTCAGGGAATGGCTTCATAATCTCAAGGATGCTCTCTACACTGCTGATGACCTGCTGGACCGTGTCTTCATCAAAGCTCAAATTCGCAGCAAGGTACGCACTCGGCTTCCTCACTTCCTTGATTTGTCCGGTAGGAAGATGGTGACCAAGATAGAAGAGGTGGTTGAAAGAATAGTagatcttgagagatgcaaagATACCCTTGGTCTGAGAGAGATTCCAACGGGAAGCTCCTCATGGAGACCTCCATCCACTTCTCTTGTGAAGGGGAATGTGTTCGGCAGGGATGGTGACCAACAGGCACTAATCAAGATGCTCAATGACAACAATCATCATAACTTGTCCGTCATCTCTATTGTTGGTATGGGCGGGATTGGTAAAACTACTTTAGCACAATGGCTGTACAACAATAAGGATTTGATGGACGGGGTTGATCTGAAAGCATGGATTTGTGTTTCTGAAAATTTTGATGTTGTTGAGACTACAAAGAATGTTATAAAGGGGATCTCTTCAGGTGTTTGTAGTCTTGACAGCTTTGATTTACTTCAACAAGATTTGAAGGAAAAACTGTCAGAAAAGAAGTTCTTCATTGTTTTGGATGATGTTTGGAATGAAGATGCTGACAAGTGGAATAGTTTTATCACCCCTTTCCAACATGGGAGTAAAGGAAGTACTATTCTTCTAACTACCCGCAAGGAAAATGTTGGTCCAATAGTCCAACACTATAACTCTCACACTCTCAAGGAACTGTCAGATGATTATTGTTGGTCTATTTTTGCAGACAATGCGTCCTTTCCTGAATCAAATGGGAGCTCAGAACTGGAAGAAATAGGTAGAAAGATTGTCGAGAGGTGTGATGGCTTGCCGTTAGCTGCAGAAACACTTGGATGCTTGTTGCGCTCAGAGCATCGTGTTGAAGAATGGAATAAAATACTATTCAGTGACATTTGGCAATTTCCTACGGCAAATT ATCATAAGCTTGATAAAGATGAATTAATCTTGCTGTGGATGGCTGAAGATCTTTTACAACCACCAAGGAGGGGACAGACTTTAGAAGAAGTTGGTTGCGGGTGTTTTGATGACTTGGCTTCAAGACTATTTTTCAAGCAGGTTGACAATGATGATGAAAAGTATTttgtgatgcatgatctcatgcatGACTTGGCAACTTTTCTTGCTGGAGATCTTTATTGTAGATTCTCAGAAGAACTTGGTGAAAAGGAAGAGATGAGTATTCTAACTCGTCATTTGTCATATTGTAGATTCTCAAAAGAACTTGGTGGGAAGGAAGAGACGGGTATGCTAACTCCTCATTTGTCATACGATGATTCAATCCCTGAGAAAATATGCTCCTctagtaaaataaaatctttGAGGACATTATTATATATCAATCAAGGAGCTTGTACCTGGGAAGATCACGCAACATTACCATGTTACATATTGTCAAAGAATAAATACTTGAGAGTTTTGTCCTTTGGTAGACTTAACATATTTCCTGATTCAATATATAAATTGATCCAATTACGCTATTTGGATCTTTCTTGGAGTGATATTGAGGTATTGCCGCAGTCATTATGCAATTTGTGCAATCTACAAACTTTAAAGTTAAAAGGTTGTTCTTTCCTAACTATATTGCCTAGTAGCCTAGGTGAATTGATCCACCTGCGCTATTTGGATCTTTCTAGAAGTGATGTTGAGACATTGCCCAAGTCATTGTGCAAGTTGTGCAATCTACAAACATTAAAGCTAGAAGGTTGTTCAGGGCTGACTATGCTACCTAATGGCATGTATAATCTTGTGAATTTGCGACATCTTGATATAAGGGGTACTCCTCTGAAAGAAATGCCAAAAGAAATGGGCAAATTAAAACAGTTGCACATTCTAAGCAACTTTGTGGTGGGAAAGCAACAGCAAGAAGACAATAGAATCCAAGAGTTAGGAGGGCTTTTAAATCTTCATGGATCACTTGAGATTCAGAAATTGGAGAATGTTGTTGATGCCAATCAGGCAAGGAGTGCAAGGATAATAGATAAGAAGCACATTGACGAGTTATTGTTGGAATGGTCTCTGTCTTCAGGTGATGTTATGGCTTCAGACGCCCAAACTGAAAGAGATATACTCCACAGCTTACAACCTCACAACGGCTTGAAAGAGTTGAGAATATGGGGATACAAGGGTACAATATTTCCAGATTGGTTGGGGGACTGTTCCTACCAAAACATGACAAGTGTATCTCTGAAGTCTTGCAAGAATTGCTGCATGCTGCCTTCACTTGGACAGCTGCCTTCTCTTCAGTCCCTCCGCATTCAAAGTTTTAGTCAGCTGAAGAGTGTTGGCATGGAGTTTTACAAGAATGAAGGCCATCAACATTCTTCGCCTATTGCACCGTTTCCCTCACTGGAGCGTTTGGAGTTTCATAACATGCCATGTTGGGAGGAGTGGCACTTACCTGACTCAGAAGCTTTTCCTCAGCTTAAGGGGCTTGAAATAAGAGATTGTCGAATGTTAAAGGGAGATATGCTTAATCAGGTATTAATGAAAATCGTTTTTTCTTCCTCGGATGTTTCCAAAGTGCGCCAACTGAAAATACAAGAAGATCATCAAGGATGGGGAAAACGAATGACACTTGATAGGGATAGTTTATCAATTCATGGATTTGAATCTGTGGTAGAGTATGCATTTAAGGCAAGGATCATCCACCATCTAACTTCCCTCCAAGAAGTACATATCTCAAGGTGTTCTTCTGTTGTATCCTTGGGGGAAAATTGTTTACCCAAATCTTTGCAAAAGCTCATAATATATAGGTGCAGCCAAATTGAATTACTCCAGCAACAACACAAGTATGATTTGGTACATCTACAGATAGAAAAGAGCTGTGATTCACTGACCTCATTATCGTTGGATGCCTTTCCCAATCTCAAGAATCTCCAGATAGACGAGTGTTCAAATCTGGAATCAATTTCGATGTCAGAGCCACCACATGCTGCTCTTCAACGTCTCTCCATCAATTATTGCCACAAATTTGTGTCATTTCCGGAAGAAGGACTGGCTGCACCCAACTTGACTCATCTCAGCGTCATAAAATGCCTCAAGTTGGAGGCATTGCCACGTGGCATGAATAGTCTTCTCCCAAATTTACAGTCTCTCGACATACGACGTTGCCCAAACATTTGTAGGTTGCCAGAGGGAGGTTCGCCGCCTAACCTGAAAGAGCTTAGTGTAGGAGAATGCGAGCAACAACTGACGGGTCTATCATGGTTGGGCAACTTGGACAACCTCACTCGTCTCACCATCTCAGGTAACGACCCTAAGAGCATAATAGAGTCATACCCAGAGGTGGGTTTGCTGCCTCGCCTTCCCTCCCTTACCACTTTACATATCCAAGAGTTTGATAATCTGGAGATATTCAACTGCAATGAGCTTCTCCGCCTCACCTCCCTCCAACAATTACACATTGAGAAATGCTCATTGCTGAAGAACATGGCAGGAGAAAAGCTGCCTTCCTCCCTCTTACTACTCAACATTAAGAGATGTTCATTGCTGGGAAAACACTGCAAGAACAAGCATCAacaaatttggcccaaaatttccCACATTCCCACCATTCAAGTCGATGGAGAACAAATCTTCTGA